The following coding sequences lie in one Maribacter forsetii DSM 18668 genomic window:
- a CDS encoding cold-shock protein, protein MSKGTVKFFNDTKGFGFITEEGVEKDHFVHISGLIDEIREGDEVEFELKEGNKGLNAVNVKVI, encoded by the coding sequence ATGAGTAAAGGAACAGTAAAATTTTTCAATGACACAAAAGGTTTCGGTTTTATCACTGAAGAAGGAGTTGAAAAAGACCACTTTGTACACATTTCTGGTTTAATCGATGAGATTCGTGAAGGCGATGAAGTTGAATTTGAACTTAAAGAAGGTAACAAAGGTTTAAACGCAGTGAACGTTAAAGTTATCTAA
- a CDS encoding helix-turn-helix domain-containing protein, translated as MSYFGKNIRKIRSLKSLSQQAFAELFDLKRGTLGAYEEGRSEPKLETLIKIANYFSIPIDDLLKTELTVNNLLKFKGNLTVEQDLGEQEFFIKVPCITALNQSDYLKYYSKDSYIQDLPFLSLPINPDKKFRAYTVQNLEMSKNESGMFPKDIVIGELIPPEVYSKLNNGTLVFTVTNQNIILRRLFITNDNFVLRAEHKNVDDILLDLKEIKEMWRVRYVFYHRLPETNFNLEEKLFQLAQDFDKLKKER; from the coding sequence ATGTCATACTTCGGGAAGAATATCAGAAAAATTAGAAGCTTAAAAAGCCTTAGCCAACAGGCATTTGCTGAGCTGTTTGACCTTAAAAGAGGGACTTTAGGTGCATATGAAGAAGGAAGAAGTGAACCTAAATTAGAGACACTAATAAAAATTGCTAATTATTTTAGCATACCTATTGATGACCTGCTGAAAACTGAATTAACGGTCAATAATTTATTAAAATTCAAAGGCAATTTAACAGTAGAACAAGATTTAGGTGAACAAGAATTTTTTATAAAAGTACCTTGTATTACCGCATTAAATCAAAGTGATTATCTTAAGTATTACAGTAAAGATTCTTACATACAAGACTTACCTTTTTTATCATTACCTATAAATCCTGATAAAAAATTTAGAGCTTATACCGTACAGAATTTAGAAATGAGCAAGAACGAATCTGGCATGTTTCCTAAAGATATTGTTATTGGTGAATTAATACCGCCTGAGGTTTATTCTAAACTGAATAATGGTACTTTAGTATTTACGGTTACCAATCAAAATATCATTTTAAGAAGATTATTTATTACAAATGATAATTTTGTACTACGTGCCGAACATAAAAATGTTGATGATATTCTACTTGATTTAAAAGAGATTAAAGAGATGTGGCGTGTTAGGTATGTGTTTTATCATAGATTACCGGAGACCAACTTTAACTTAGAAGAAAAATTATTTCAGTTAGCACAAGATTTTGACAAACTCAAAAAAGAGCGATAA
- a CDS encoding type III secretion system chaperone family protein: MKNHFNITRDYLLQLNFNIVKENRTDGILVVEKEDSGIKNLILGVSPPILIMEQFIFSVHNQSEKIFKSLLQKNRDIIHGAFVLDETANRVIFRDTLQIENMDLNEIEASLNSLSLLMSEYSDQIIEFSKY, from the coding sequence ATGAAAAACCATTTTAATATAACCAGAGATTATCTTCTTCAATTAAACTTTAATATCGTTAAAGAGAATAGAACAGACGGTATTTTGGTTGTAGAGAAAGAAGACTCTGGAATTAAAAATCTCATTCTAGGAGTATCACCTCCAATTTTGATTATGGAACAATTTATATTTTCTGTTCATAATCAATCTGAAAAGATATTTAAAAGTTTATTACAGAAGAATAGAGATATCATTCATGGAGCTTTCGTTCTTGATGAAACCGCAAACAGGGTCATATTCAGAGATACGTTACAGATCGAGAATATGGACCTAAATGAAATAGAAGCCAGCTTAAATTCTCTAAGCTTGTTAATGAGTGAATACTCAGATCAAATAATTGAATTTTCTAAATACTAA
- a CDS encoding PspA/IM30 family protein: MNIFKRLFKIGEAETNSAIDKMEDPIKMTEQGIRDMKLDLEKSLEALAQVKALAIRSKNDQDVYKNKAKEYQDKAIIILKKANSKEMDAEEADRLAKEALMQKETNEKQLEATKTETEKFEANVSQMQGNVEALKANIGNWENELKTLKARVKVSNATKNLNKQMAELDSTGTVSMLERMKEKIAQEEALAEAYGDIANSSKSIDDELDKAADTTEAAADDELQKLKEQLGFNKSKK, translated from the coding sequence ATGAATATATTTAAAAGACTATTTAAAATAGGAGAGGCTGAAACTAATTCAGCAATTGATAAGATGGAAGATCCTATTAAGATGACCGAACAAGGCATTAGGGATATGAAGCTAGACTTGGAAAAAAGTTTAGAAGCTCTTGCACAAGTAAAAGCACTTGCCATACGTTCTAAGAACGATCAAGATGTTTATAAAAATAAAGCAAAAGAGTATCAAGATAAAGCCATTATAATTTTAAAGAAGGCTAATAGCAAAGAAATGGACGCTGAGGAAGCGGACAGACTTGCTAAAGAAGCTTTAATGCAGAAAGAAACCAATGAAAAGCAATTAGAAGCTACAAAAACCGAAACTGAAAAATTTGAAGCTAATGTGAGTCAAATGCAAGGTAATGTAGAAGCTTTAAAAGCAAACATAGGCAATTGGGAGAATGAGCTTAAAACACTTAAAGCACGTGTAAAGGTTAGTAATGCCACCAAAAACCTAAACAAGCAAATGGCTGAATTGGATAGCACCGGTACTGTTTCTATGCTTGAAAGAATGAAGGAGAAAATTGCGCAAGAAGAAGCCTTGGCAGAAGCTTATGGTGATATCGCAAATTCGAGTAAATCTATAGATGACGAACTTGACAAAGCTGCCGATACTACGGAAGCCGCTGCAGATGACGAACTTCAAAAACTTAAAGAACAACTAGGGTTTAACAAATCCAAAAAATAA
- a CDS encoding OB-fold-containig protein, whose product MNQLIDILFSEVNITLTLLLILLLVYWIITMIGGLDFDLDVDVDIDVDADVDLDAGIEGGNLDFEDISNTEVNQEDVIGKRRRPLKWWQIFLIYFNFVGLPFMFTFTCWIFVWWLITTLATTLTFTYDNYIGFIIMIAALFPALFVNKLFTTPFKGFFKQLNKDGDAPVDFLGRQATLLSNISEDKMGNAEVKADGNSHSIYVKSLDRKPLTYGSSVLIIKRSADHTHFLVQSYNQ is encoded by the coding sequence TTGAATCAACTAATAGACATATTATTTTCTGAGGTAAATATCACGTTAACCTTATTATTGATACTCCTTCTGGTGTATTGGATCATAACCATGATAGGTGGTCTTGATTTTGACCTAGATGTTGATGTCGATATAGATGTTGACGCCGATGTAGATCTAGACGCTGGTATTGAAGGTGGTAATCTTGATTTTGAAGATATTTCTAACACTGAAGTCAACCAGGAAGATGTCATAGGAAAGAGACGTAGACCACTAAAATGGTGGCAAATATTCCTTATCTATTTCAACTTTGTAGGACTGCCTTTTATGTTCACGTTTACCTGCTGGATATTTGTTTGGTGGTTGATTACAACTTTAGCGACCACATTGACGTTTACCTATGACAATTATATAGGATTTATTATTATGATCGCTGCGCTTTTTCCAGCATTGTTCGTTAATAAATTATTTACCACTCCGTTCAAGGGCTTTTTCAAGCAACTGAATAAAGATGGCGATGCTCCTGTTGATTTTTTAGGCAGACAGGCAACTTTGCTATCTAATATTAGCGAAGATAAAATGGGTAATGCAGAAGTAAAAGCAGATGGTAATAGTCATTCTATCTATGTAAAATCTTTGGATCGTAAACCGTTAACCTACGGTAGTTCGGTTTTAATCATCAAACGATCTGCGGATCACACACACTTTTTAGTACAATCTTATAACCAATAA
- a CDS encoding flotillin family protein: MESIFSIIGIGLGVILFLIIVYFAIIAMFYKKVHQGQALVRTGFGGTKVATDKGLYVVPVFHRVEVMDISVKKIQIERLATEGLICKDNMRADIKVAFFVRVNNEVDLIKKVAQTIGVQRASRQETLEELFEAKFSEALKTVGKKFDFIQLYEARREFRDEIVDIIGIDLNGYTLEDCAIDYLEQTAVAHLKADNILDAEGIKKINDLTAAQNVKSNLIKRDEEKTIRKQDVEAREAILELDKQLAEKEEQQKREIANIKSREEAETLKVSEEERLKSETARIATQEKVKVAEENMERQIIVALKNKQRTDAVETERVEKDRLLEATERERVVTLAQIEKEKVVEVEKKNIQDVIRDRVTLEKGVVEEQENMKDIQAFKTADRDKQVKITIAEANAQEDLIKTIKAAEAQKEAAKQKAEEINIEALAHKEASEKEAEARKILAEATAKEEATVGMSEAQVMHAKADAYEREGIVQAIIIEKKAKAEATGIEAKAEAKRKDGLAEADVIKEKALADAAGIEEKANAMKKLDGVGKEHEEFKLRLDKELQVDLAHINIQKDIADAQAQVIGDALKAAKIDIVGGETMFFDQIIGQITRAKGYDRLVENSTNIQDVKDAILGSDDVKGNLLEKVKEFADKYGISSEDLKNVTIANLLMDLKSKSNDSDEQTLFSNLFNLAKGLGMGDKKLK; this comes from the coding sequence ATGGAATCCATCTTTTCAATTATCGGTATAGGTTTGGGGGTAATCCTCTTCCTTATCATTGTTTATTTTGCAATCATTGCAATGTTCTACAAAAAAGTTCATCAAGGTCAAGCCTTGGTAAGAACTGGATTTGGAGGAACTAAAGTAGCTACGGACAAAGGTCTGTATGTAGTGCCAGTATTTCATAGAGTTGAAGTAATGGATATTTCTGTAAAGAAAATTCAAATTGAAAGATTAGCGACAGAAGGTCTTATCTGTAAGGATAATATGCGTGCGGATATTAAAGTGGCATTCTTCGTTAGGGTAAATAATGAAGTTGACCTTATTAAAAAAGTTGCTCAAACCATTGGTGTACAGAGAGCTTCTAGACAAGAAACGCTTGAAGAGCTTTTTGAAGCCAAGTTTTCTGAAGCCTTAAAAACCGTTGGTAAAAAGTTCGATTTTATTCAATTATATGAAGCGCGTAGAGAGTTTAGAGATGAGATCGTTGATATTATTGGAATTGACCTAAATGGTTATACCTTAGAAGATTGTGCTATAGATTATCTGGAGCAAACTGCCGTGGCGCATTTGAAAGCAGATAATATTCTTGATGCAGAAGGTATCAAAAAAATCAATGATCTTACGGCTGCTCAAAATGTTAAATCGAACCTTATTAAGCGTGACGAGGAGAAAACTATTCGTAAACAAGATGTAGAAGCTCGTGAAGCTATTCTAGAGCTAGACAAGCAGTTAGCGGAAAAAGAAGAACAACAAAAAAGAGAGATTGCGAACATAAAATCTCGCGAAGAGGCAGAAACTTTAAAAGTTAGCGAAGAAGAGCGTTTAAAGTCTGAAACTGCTCGTATAGCTACACAAGAAAAAGTAAAAGTTGCCGAAGAAAATATGGAGCGTCAAATTATTGTCGCTTTAAAAAATAAGCAACGTACAGATGCTGTAGAGACGGAAAGAGTAGAAAAAGACAGACTTTTAGAGGCTACGGAAAGAGAAAGAGTAGTTACGCTGGCACAGATTGAAAAAGAAAAAGTTGTTGAAGTAGAGAAAAAGAATATACAAGATGTTATTCGTGATCGTGTTACTCTTGAAAAAGGAGTAGTAGAAGAGCAAGAGAACATGAAAGATATTCAAGCTTTTAAAACTGCAGATAGAGATAAGCAAGTAAAAATTACTATTGCCGAAGCGAATGCTCAAGAAGACTTAATTAAAACAATTAAGGCTGCAGAAGCACAAAAAGAAGCTGCAAAGCAAAAAGCCGAAGAAATTAATATTGAAGCTTTAGCTCATAAAGAAGCGAGTGAGAAAGAGGCTGAAGCACGTAAAATTTTAGCTGAAGCAACAGCTAAAGAAGAAGCAACTGTTGGTATGTCTGAAGCCCAAGTGATGCATGCTAAAGCCGATGCTTACGAGCGTGAGGGAATTGTTCAAGCAATTATCATTGAGAAAAAAGCGAAAGCTGAAGCAACTGGTATTGAAGCTAAGGCAGAAGCGAAACGTAAAGACGGGTTAGCTGAGGCTGATGTTATCAAAGAAAAGGCGCTAGCAGATGCCGCTGGTATTGAAGAGAAAGCTAATGCAATGAAGAAACTAGATGGTGTTGGTAAAGAGCATGAAGAATTTAAATTGCGTTTAGATAAAGAATTACAAGTTGATCTTGCTCACATAAATATTCAAAAAGATATAGCAGATGCTCAGGCACAGGTTATTGGTGATGCTTTAAAAGCTGCCAAAATTGATATTGTTGGTGGTGAAACGATGTTCTTTGATCAAATTATCGGACAAATTACTAGAGCCAAAGGGTATGATAGATTGGTTGAAAACAGTACCAATATACAAGATGTAAAAGATGCTATTTTAGGCAGCGATGATGTCAAGGGAAATCTTTTAGAAAAGGTAAAAGAATTCGCTGATAAATATGGAATTTCATCTGAAGACCTTAAGAATGTGACTATTGCTAATTTACTGATGGACTTAAAGTCAAAATCAAACGATAGCGACGAACAAACGTTATTTAGCAACCTATTTAACCTTGCAAAGGGATTAGGTATGGGAGATAAAAAGCTGAAATAA
- a CDS encoding DNA repair ATPase, which yields MAEESRTDKTEEHILDGGTYDVIKNRLQKQKELLQSKLINLNDDRKTVFGSLETKLIANDRINTENNCIARDIVSFGDTCLFGYNVHFGLRTEITIKDVFSAYKFKENSFKASTLDILDDETFRSDFTNLYKYYRNTIFSNFAVIGNYLHMVFQLSDSPTDIKTFKWLLVDNALKYIDNRSEHEYKFPVQQEFKWQEATRDMQRYGVHPHVSIKDRVFVETIGGDLTIKIEDNTAEGKGILDEPVEYVDQTLDDGQYRFGDLGNLLILEIKPFQESPRYFVYNDKMKEVQKIESVKNACILLPDDQGIIFPTGYYLQTGEYHIFDNAIPNVKFQERIVSPNGEDFLYVFYSAAEGLYNLMSYNIISQVIKTPIICNGFTILENGELCYFKTEQEQTKHHVVQIWQTPYLKGDYVPSQHEDTLLYKIGNKDIVKAMAEVNGLITLLNKNDNYAGLYSDIAKFSKDILDAYYWLPEPETHQLNEPIEEINKASNAAIDEFEKVVQLRKNAQNQSKLIQQNSEELFNKIKSTSFKSIDEFVALLTRLRSLRGEAISLKEVRYIDLEYIEVLEEQIGEQTKKISERCVQFLLNPNALQPYHDALKDKKEFIATVEKVIVAKEKEEEINEISTQLEMLIDIVSNLEIEDTAHSTKIIDDISLIFSTINELKAALKNKRNSLGISEAKAEFAAQLKLIDQSIINYLDMASTPEKCDEYQTKTSIQLEELEGKFTDFEEFIETIIEKREEVYAAFDARKNSLIEKRNKKSSALANASARILKGVQKKAQSFNSAVEINGYFASDLMINKLRDIISQLQELDDSGKAEEIETQLKTAREDALRKLKDKLDLYEDGDSVIRLGKHKFGVNKQQLDLTIVFHDNELNYHLTGTDFYKVLNNEEFVKNRHLWNQEYVSETDDIYRAAYLAYKIFSKFTEDDLLPLSDEELLKLVQEQSRNDYSEGYIKGVHDVDASRILKLLVHKHHELDLLTYRPEIRGYAQFFWYDLDKDVKAELDKGLKAAGEVLQYFPESKEYASIIEGLKKKIEVFSEETKLFDVLLSEDIADYLFEELKSDSEFVYSGFAIQLKDEFLKLLKSQNADLKFKKSVEEAPKFSSKVRLVKQWVGAFLKSKKDVDANINLNRYENEIVGAILFRDESASKIKAVSPNESLKELRGSHETIVEGVYSFNYHDFISRMSLFVSDEVPAFLKFKKTKHEITEKLKIDLKLEEFKPRVLTSFVRNKLIDEVYLPIFGNNLAKQLGTVGANKRTDRMGMLLLISPPGYGKTTLMEYIANRLGLIFVKINGPAIGHEVTNVDPASAKNSAAREELKKLNLAFEMGNNVMLYIDDIQHCNPEFLQKFISLSDGTRKIEGVYEGQPKTYDLRGKKFCVIMAGNPYTESGEKFQIPDMLANRADIYNLGDIIGETEHLFRLSLVENSLTANPILQQLASKEFDDVYTLVEQIESKSDEGQLIGNHSSQEVEEYKKVIEKVLRVRDVLLKVNATYIKSAAMQDEYRTEPSFKLQGSYRDMNKLVAQIVPIMNERELNTLLRSHYENEAQTLTGSAEANLLKYNELIGNLTTEEDARWSAIKEQFVKNNKLKGFGNANEMAQVLSQMMEFSDNLAGIKSVLEKGLKND from the coding sequence ATGGCAGAAGAATCCCGAACAGACAAAACGGAAGAACATATTTTAGATGGCGGTACTTATGATGTAATTAAAAACCGACTGCAAAAGCAGAAGGAATTGTTACAGAGTAAGCTAATTAATCTAAATGATGATCGAAAAACCGTTTTTGGATCATTAGAAACAAAGCTTATTGCTAATGACAGAATCAATACAGAGAATAATTGTATAGCAAGAGATATCGTTTCTTTTGGCGACACTTGTCTGTTCGGGTATAATGTTCATTTTGGTCTTAGAACCGAGATAACTATTAAAGACGTTTTTAGCGCTTATAAGTTTAAAGAAAATAGTTTTAAAGCTTCTACTCTTGATATTTTAGATGACGAAACTTTTAGATCTGACTTTACCAATTTATATAAATACTATAGAAATACGATATTTTCCAATTTTGCAGTAATCGGAAATTATCTTCATATGGTTTTTCAGTTGAGCGATAGTCCTACTGATATTAAAACATTTAAATGGCTTTTGGTTGATAATGCTTTAAAGTATATTGATAACCGTAGCGAACATGAATATAAATTTCCTGTTCAACAAGAGTTTAAATGGCAAGAGGCTACAAGAGACATGCAACGTTATGGTGTGCATCCTCACGTGTCTATTAAAGACCGTGTGTTTGTAGAAACTATTGGTGGCGATCTTACCATAAAAATAGAAGATAACACTGCTGAAGGCAAAGGTATTTTAGATGAACCAGTAGAATACGTTGACCAAACTCTTGATGATGGGCAATATCGCTTTGGCGATTTGGGTAATCTTTTAATACTAGAAATAAAACCGTTTCAAGAATCGCCTCGCTACTTTGTTTACAACGACAAAATGAAAGAGGTTCAAAAAATTGAATCGGTTAAAAATGCCTGTATTTTATTGCCAGATGATCAAGGTATCATCTTTCCAACGGGTTATTATTTACAAACAGGAGAGTATCATATTTTTGATAATGCTATCCCTAATGTAAAGTTTCAAGAACGTATTGTTTCTCCTAACGGAGAAGATTTTCTGTATGTTTTCTATTCTGCTGCCGAAGGGTTATATAACCTTATGTCTTATAATATCATAAGCCAGGTTATTAAAACGCCTATCATCTGTAATGGATTTACAATTTTAGAAAATGGTGAACTTTGTTATTTCAAAACTGAGCAAGAACAAACCAAACATCATGTAGTTCAAATATGGCAAACACCTTATTTAAAAGGTGATTACGTGCCTTCTCAGCATGAAGATACTCTTCTTTATAAAATAGGAAACAAAGATATTGTAAAGGCTATGGCAGAAGTCAATGGCTTAATTACATTGTTGAATAAAAACGACAACTACGCCGGACTATATAGTGATATTGCAAAGTTCTCGAAAGATATATTAGATGCGTATTATTGGTTACCAGAACCAGAAACACATCAATTAAACGAGCCCATTGAAGAAATCAACAAAGCATCTAACGCTGCTATTGATGAGTTTGAAAAGGTAGTACAACTGCGTAAAAATGCTCAAAATCAATCTAAACTAATTCAACAGAATTCTGAGGAGTTATTTAATAAAATCAAAAGTACCTCATTTAAAAGTATTGATGAGTTTGTTGCGTTACTTACCAGGTTGCGATCTTTAAGAGGTGAAGCTATTTCGCTTAAAGAAGTACGATATATTGATTTAGAATATATTGAGGTCCTGGAAGAACAAATAGGAGAGCAGACCAAAAAGATATCAGAACGTTGTGTTCAGTTTCTTTTAAACCCGAATGCATTACAACCATACCATGACGCTTTAAAAGATAAAAAAGAATTTATAGCTACTGTTGAAAAGGTAATTGTAGCTAAAGAGAAGGAAGAAGAAATTAATGAGATCAGTACCCAACTAGAAATGCTGATTGATATTGTTTCTAATCTAGAAATTGAAGATACTGCCCATTCCACTAAGATAATCGATGATATTTCATTGATTTTCTCAACTATAAATGAACTTAAGGCGGCTTTAAAAAACAAAAGAAATTCTCTTGGTATATCTGAAGCCAAGGCAGAATTTGCCGCACAATTAAAATTGATCGACCAGAGTATCATCAATTATCTAGATATGGCATCTACACCAGAAAAGTGTGATGAATATCAAACCAAAACATCTATTCAATTAGAAGAACTAGAAGGTAAATTCACCGATTTCGAAGAATTTATCGAAACTATTATTGAAAAGAGAGAAGAGGTTTATGCTGCTTTTGATGCAAGAAAGAACTCTTTAATTGAAAAACGGAATAAAAAATCTAGCGCATTAGCCAATGCATCAGCCAGAATATTAAAAGGGGTACAGAAAAAAGCACAGAGCTTTAATTCTGCCGTAGAAATCAACGGATACTTTGCGTCAGATTTAATGATTAATAAGCTGCGTGATATTATTTCTCAATTGCAAGAGCTTGATGATAGTGGTAAAGCTGAAGAGATTGAAACCCAATTGAAAACGGCTAGGGAAGATGCTCTTAGAAAGTTAAAGGATAAGCTTGATCTTTATGAAGATGGCGATAGTGTTATAAGATTAGGTAAACACAAATTCGGCGTTAACAAGCAACAGTTAGACTTAACGATTGTTTTTCATGATAACGAACTCAATTATCATTTAACAGGAACCGATTTTTACAAAGTACTGAACAATGAAGAATTTGTTAAGAATAGGCACTTATGGAATCAGGAATATGTTTCTGAAACCGATGATATTTATCGTGCTGCATATTTAGCTTACAAAATATTTTCAAAGTTCACCGAAGACGATTTACTTCCTTTAAGTGATGAAGAGTTATTGAAGCTTGTTCAAGAGCAAAGTAGAAACGACTATTCTGAAGGCTATATAAAAGGGGTTCATGATGTTGATGCTTCAAGAATACTGAAACTTTTGGTACATAAACACCATGAATTAGATTTACTTACCTACCGACCAGAAATTCGTGGGTATGCCCAATTTTTCTGGTATGATTTGGATAAAGATGTTAAAGCCGAATTAGATAAAGGTTTAAAAGCTGCAGGAGAGGTTTTACAATATTTTCCTGAATCTAAAGAATACGCTTCTATAATTGAGGGATTAAAAAAGAAAATAGAAGTCTTTTCTGAAGAAACGAAACTTTTTGACGTACTATTAAGCGAAGATATTGCTGATTATTTGTTTGAAGAGCTAAAATCAGATTCTGAATTCGTGTATAGTGGCTTTGCTATTCAATTAAAAGATGAATTTTTAAAATTACTTAAATCTCAAAATGCAGATTTAAAGTTTAAGAAAAGTGTTGAAGAAGCTCCAAAATTTTCATCTAAAGTTCGTTTGGTGAAACAATGGGTAGGTGCATTTTTAAAATCTAAAAAAGATGTCGATGCTAATATTAATTTAAACAGATATGAAAATGAAATTGTAGGAGCCATTCTGTTTAGAGATGAGTCTGCTTCTAAAATCAAAGCAGTTTCGCCAAATGAAAGTCTAAAAGAGCTGAGAGGTTCTCATGAAACTATTGTTGAAGGAGTTTATTCGTTCAACTATCATGATTTTATTTCTAGAATGAGCTTATTCGTGTCAGATGAAGTTCCGGCATTTTTAAAGTTTAAAAAGACAAAACACGAAATAACCGAAAAGCTGAAAATTGATTTAAAGTTAGAGGAATTTAAGCCAAGAGTGCTTACATCATTCGTACGTAATAAATTAATTGATGAAGTATATCTTCCAATTTTCGGTAACAATTTAGCGAAACAACTAGGTACGGTAGGTGCAAACAAACGTACCGATAGAATGGGTATGTTGCTTTTAATATCGCCACCAGGTTATGGTAAAACCACCTTGATGGAATATATAGCAAACCGACTTGGTTTAATTTTCGTTAAAATAAATGGACCGGCAATTGGTCATGAGGTAACCAATGTAGATCCAGCATCTGCTAAGAACAGTGCTGCACGCGAAGAACTTAAAAAGCTGAACCTTGCTTTTGAAATGGGGAATAATGTCATGCTTTATATTGATGATATTCAGCATTGTAATCCAGAATTTTTACAAAAATTCATTTCCTTATCAGATGGTACTCGTAAAATAGAAGGTGTATACGAAGGGCAGCCTAAAACATACGATTTACGTGGTAAAAAATTCTGCGTAATAATGGCAGGTAACCCATATACGGAAAGCGGAGAGAAATTTCAGATTCCAGATATGTTAGCCAACCGTGCGGATATTTATAACCTTGGTGATATTATTGGCGAAACCGAACATTTATTTCGATTGAGTTTGGTAGAAAATTCGCTTACAGCAAATCCTATTTTACAGCAATTGGCAAGTAAAGAATTTGATGATGTGTATACATTGGTAGAACAAATTGAATCTAAATCTGATGAGGGTCAATTAATTGGAAACCATTCTAGTCAAGAAGTTGAAGAATATAAAAAGGTTATCGAAAAAGTATTGCGGGTAAGAGATGTATTATTGAAAGTAAATGCAACCTACATTAAAAGTGCCGCAATGCAAGATGAATACCGTACAGAACCTTCTTTTAAACTTCAAGGCTCTTATAGGGATATGAACAAGTTGGTGGCTCAGATTGTGCCTATAATGAACGAGCGGGAGTTGAACACGCTTTTACGTTCACATTATGAGAATGAAGCGCAGACTTTAACTGGTTCTGCAGAAGCAAACTTGTTAAAGTACAATGAGCTGATCGGTAATCTTACTACGGAAGAAGATGCGCGTTGGAGTGCTATTAAAGAGCAATTTGTAAAGAACAATAAATTAAAAGGGTTTGGTAATGCCAATGAGATGGCTCAAGTACTTTCGCAGATGATGGAATTCTCTGATAATCTTGCCGGTATCAAATCGGTTCTTGAAAAGGGACTTAAAAATGATTAA
- a CDS encoding KTSC domain-containing protein has protein sequence MKRINEYKKLFGVEKEIELKALKSTYRKLVKEWHPDKFQEGDDKREEAEVESRRIIDGYHFLVSIAPETKEANKEVYNESINSGVADFQHNGLVLEVTFVDGATYEYFGVTKPIFQKMINANKLNRFAKRTIFPNYLYRKSKRDLQEA, from the coding sequence ATGAAGCGTATTAATGAATATAAGAAACTCTTCGGGGTTGAAAAAGAAATTGAACTTAAAGCCCTTAAGTCTACCTATAGAAAATTGGTAAAAGAATGGCATCCAGACAAATTTCAAGAGGGTGACGACAAAAGAGAAGAAGCAGAGGTTGAAAGCCGTCGTATTATTGACGGATACCACTTTTTAGTAAGTATCGCCCCTGAAACCAAAGAAGCTAATAAAGAAGTATACAACGAGTCTATTAACTCTGGCGTTGCCGATTTTCAGCATAATGGTTTAGTATTAGAAGTTACTTTCGTTGATGGTGCTACGTATGAGTATTTTGGCGTAACAAAACCTATTTTTCAGAAAATGATCAATGCTAACAAATTGAACAGATTCGCGAAAAGAACCATTTTCCCAAATTATCTGTACAGAAAATCGAAACGTGACCTTCAAGAGGCATAA